One part of the Saprospiraceae bacterium genome encodes these proteins:
- a CDS encoding AI-2E family transporter yields the protein MNTTLKFPFYAKFAFIVIGLTAVVCTMYFGQHIIVPLIYATIIAILLNPLVNLLVRKNINRVVAISFVVFLAILVVLSIVYLISAQITLFNDSYPLLKERFNEIWLRFMHWISVHFNIKPASINKWIKNSQEEAVNNLGGAIGQTIFMINSVLVIVVLLPVYLFMILFYKNLLLEFVRQLFNAEHHEAVFGVLTNSKKIIQVYLIGLLFEAAIIATLNSLGLFLLGIEYAIILGITGALLNVIPYIGGVVAIALPMIIAFVTKDSYSYSVLVLIIYVIIQFVDNHFIIPHIVAAKVKLNALVSVIVVLIGGALWGIPGMFLSIPLTAIVKVIFDNVGPFKPWGFLLGNVVPTSKMKLSYIKKRVIKS from the coding sequence ATGAATACCACTTTGAAATTTCCTTTTTACGCTAAATTTGCCTTTATTGTTATTGGCTTGACTGCAGTTGTTTGTACTATGTATTTCGGGCAACATATTATTGTTCCTTTAATTTATGCAACCATCATAGCAATTTTATTAAATCCTTTGGTTAATTTGTTGGTGCGCAAGAATATAAATCGCGTAGTTGCCATTTCATTTGTAGTTTTTTTAGCAATCTTAGTAGTATTAAGTATAGTTTATCTTATTTCTGCTCAAATTACTTTATTTAATGATTCCTACCCATTATTGAAGGAACGATTTAATGAAATTTGGCTTCGTTTTATGCACTGGATATCTGTGCATTTTAATATCAAACCTGCGAGCATTAATAAATGGATAAAAAATTCACAGGAGGAAGCGGTTAATAATTTGGGTGGTGCAATTGGTCAAACTATTTTTATGATTAATAGCGTACTTGTAATTGTTGTTTTGTTGCCTGTATATTTATTCATGATCTTGTTTTATAAAAATTTGCTTTTAGAATTTGTAAGGCAACTTTTTAATGCAGAGCATCATGAAGCTGTTTTTGGTGTTTTGACAAATTCAAAGAAAATCATTCAAGTGTATCTGATTGGGTTGCTTTTTGAAGCTGCCATTATAGCAACATTGAACTCCTTGGGTTTATTTTTATTAGGAATTGAGTATGCAATTATTTTAGGAATTACAGGTGCTTTATTGAATGTTATTCCTTACATAGGCGGTGTTGTTGCAATTGCATTGCCAATGATAATTGCTTTTGTGACAAAGGATTCCTATAGTTATTCTGTCCTCGTTTTAATAATATATGTAATTATACAATTTGTTGATAATCATTTTATAATTCCGCATATAGTGGCTGCAAAAGTTAAATTAAATGCTTTGGTGTCAGTAATAGTGGTTTTAATAGGTGGGGCACTTTGGGGAATTCCTGGAATGTTTCTTTCAATCCCTCTAACAGCTATTGTGAAAGTAATATTTGATAATGTGGGTCCATTTAAACCATGGGGATTTTTATTGGGTAATGTTGTGCCTACTTCAAAAATGAAACTTTCATATATTAAAAAAAGAGTAATAAAATCTTAG
- a CDS encoding YihY/virulence factor BrkB family protein, with product MELRKMHTNFFYLMKASFHEFIEDDAIKLSASLSYYTIFSLPPLLIIIISLCGIFFGEEAVRGELFGQINGLVGNNVALQIQETIKNVKLSNANTFATTVGVFILLVGASGVFSEIQDSLNYIWGIKAKPKRAFLKFLKNRLMSFSMIGSVGFLLMVGLIVNALMDIMSKRLANYFPKDTVYLFYGINIIIVFLIITLLFTVIFKALPDGKIVLRDCIIGASFTAFLFMIGKFAIGAYLSSSAIASVYGAAGSVILILVWVYYSAIILYFGAEFTKVYAITHGQKIVPYKYSVQIIKGS from the coding sequence ATGGAATTAAGAAAAATGCACACAAATTTCTTTTATTTAATGAAAGCAAGTTTTCATGAATTTATAGAGGACGATGCAATTAAACTAAGTGCTTCATTGTCTTATTATACGATTTTTTCATTGCCACCGTTGTTAATTATCATCATTAGTTTATGTGGTATATTTTTTGGAGAAGAGGCTGTTCGTGGTGAATTATTCGGCCAAATTAATGGCTTAGTGGGTAATAATGTAGCGCTTCAAATTCAAGAAACAATTAAGAATGTAAAACTATCCAATGCAAATACATTTGCTACCACTGTTGGGGTGTTTATATTATTGGTAGGTGCTTCTGGTGTTTTTTCTGAGATACAGGATTCTTTAAATTATATCTGGGGCATCAAAGCAAAACCAAAACGGGCTTTTTTAAAATTTCTTAAAAATCGCTTGATGTCGTTTTCTATGATTGGATCCGTAGGTTTTTTACTTATGGTGGGTTTAATTGTGAATGCATTAATGGATATTATGAGTAAACGTTTAGCTAATTATTTTCCTAAGGATACTGTCTATTTATTTTATGGTATTAATATAATTATTGTATTTCTGATAATTACACTATTGTTTACTGTTATTTTTAAAGCTTTACCAGATGGCAAAATTGTTTTACGGGATTGTATTATTGGCGCATCTTTCACTGCATTTCTTTTTATGATTGGTAAATTTGCTATCGGGGCTTATCTTAGCAGTTCTGCGATTGCATCTGTTTATGGAGCAGCAGGTTCTGTAATTTTAATATTGGTTTGGGTTTACTATTCTGCAATAATTCTGTATTTTGGAGCTGAATTTACAAAGGTTTATGCGATCACACATGGACAGAAAATAGTGCCCTATAAGTATTCTGTTCAGATAATCAAAGGATCTTAA
- a CDS encoding ABC transporter permease, which yields MAMIIRNTITSHFEFKEFLFQCYRIGYKTLPLISITGTIMGLVLTIQSRPVLIDFGAVSLLPGMVAVSLIREMGPVITALICAGKIGSGIGAELGSMKVTEQIDAMEVSAANPIRFLVVTRVLATTLMIPLLILYADALGIIGSWAGANIKGDVSFILFFSQAFSHVEFIDFLPAVVKSFLFGAVIGIVGCYKGYNAGRGTEDVGKAANSAVVLGSLLVIIMDMIAVQITDMIIS from the coding sequence ATGGCTATGATTATTAGAAACACAATTACGTCTCATTTTGAGTTTAAAGAATTTTTGTTTCAATGTTATAGAATTGGATATAAAACCTTGCCGCTTATTTCTATTACGGGCACTATCATGGGCTTAGTTTTAACCATTCAATCCCGACCTGTTTTGATCGATTTTGGTGCTGTTTCTTTGCTTCCGGGTATGGTGGCAGTTTCATTAATAAGAGAAATGGGTCCTGTCATTACAGCACTTATTTGTGCCGGTAAAATTGGCTCCGGAATAGGTGCGGAATTGGGTTCAATGAAAGTAACCGAACAAATTGATGCAATGGAAGTTTCTGCTGCAAATCCAATTCGTTTTTTAGTCGTTACCCGAGTATTAGCTACAACATTAATGATACCCCTATTAATACTTTATGCTGATGCACTTGGAATTATAGGTAGTTGGGCTGGAGCTAATATTAAGGGGGATGTTTCATTTATTTTGTTTTTTTCTCAGGCGTTTAGTCATGTTGAATTCATCGATTTTTTACCAGCAGTGGTTAAGTCCTTTTTATTTGGAGCTGTAATCGGAATTGTTGGTTGTTATAAAGGTTACAATGCTGGAAGGGGTACAGAAGATGTTGGTAAAGCCGCTAATTCTGCAGTTGTATTAGGATCCCTTTTAGTGATTATTATGGATATGATTGCTGTGCAAATAACAGATATGATAATATCATGA
- a CDS encoding ATP-binding cassette domain-containing protein, with amino-acid sequence MSGILALEPNQTINISNDPKSVIEIVNLKKSFGSQEVIKNVSLKLFNGENLVVLGKSGTGKSVLIKCIVGLLNFDSGNISVFGKDVSKLSLAELNKLREDIGFLFQSGALYDSMTVKQNLEFPLRRIKRNLSEKEISIKVETVLESVGLLDALHKRPSQLSGGMKKRISLARTIIVDPKIILYDEPTTGLDPETAFEISTLINKVKDQYKTSSIIITHDINCAKLTANRILMIKDGEVYKEGLLKEFEQSTDESIHSFFR; translated from the coding sequence ATGAGTGGAATCTTAGCTTTAGAACCTAATCAGACTATTAACATTTCGAATGATCCTAAGTCTGTAATCGAAATAGTTAATTTAAAAAAATCATTTGGTAGTCAAGAAGTTATTAAAAATGTTTCTTTGAAACTTTTTAATGGTGAAAATTTGGTAGTACTTGGCAAGTCAGGAACTGGTAAGTCAGTTTTGATAAAATGTATTGTTGGATTATTAAATTTTGATTCCGGCAATATTTCAGTTTTTGGAAAAGACGTAAGTAAATTAAGTTTAGCTGAGTTGAATAAATTAAGAGAAGATATCGGTTTTTTGTTTCAGAGTGGTGCCCTGTATGATTCTATGACAGTAAAGCAAAATCTTGAATTTCCGTTGCGAAGAATCAAGAGAAATTTATCAGAGAAAGAAATTTCGATAAAAGTTGAAACTGTTTTAGAGAGTGTTGGATTATTAGATGCATTACATAAAAGACCTTCACAGCTTTCAGGTGGAATGAAAAAAAGAATTAGTTTGGCACGTACAATTATTGTAGACCCTAAAATTATACTTTATGATGAGCCCACCACAGGTTTAGATCCTGAAACAGCTTTTGAAATAAGTACTTTAATCAATAAAGTTAAAGATCAATATAAAACATCTTCAATCATTATAACACATGATATTAATTGTGCAAAATTGACAGCCAACAGAATCTTAATGATTAAAGATGGAGAAGTTTATAAAGAAGGACTTCTAAAGGAGTTTGAACAGTCGACCGATGAATCAATTCATTCGTTTTTTAGGTAA
- a CDS encoding MCE family protein: protein MDTNTQKFKVRLGLFIVGGLGLFVVAIFLIGRQKNLFDPVFKITTNFYNVSGLLVGNNIRFSGVNVGTVGNIDILNDSTVKVDMLIKKDVRRFIKEDSEVAIGSEGLIGDRLLIITQGSTEASEVLEGQHLLSKEPVETDAIMSSLKITAENAEVISQELAEIMLKVNTGNGTLGRLIQDSTIAENFNQTILNLKRSSKGLDENMEAAKHNFLLKGYFNKKEKLALKKKKAAMDEARKLKNN from the coding sequence ATGGATACAAATACACAAAAGTTTAAAGTTCGACTTGGACTTTTCATTGTTGGTGGCTTAGGCCTTTTCGTTGTAGCGATTTTCTTGATTGGAAGGCAAAAAAATTTGTTTGACCCGGTATTTAAAATTACAACCAATTTTTATAATGTAAGTGGACTCTTGGTAGGTAACAATATTCGCTTTTCAGGTGTTAATGTTGGTACTGTTGGTAATATTGATATATTGAATGATTCTACGGTCAAAGTCGATATGTTAATAAAAAAAGATGTTCGAAGATTTATTAAAGAGGATAGTGAGGTAGCTATTGGTTCTGAAGGGTTAATTGGGGATCGACTATTGATTATTACACAAGGTAGTACCGAAGCGAGTGAAGTTTTGGAAGGGCAACACCTGCTTTCAAAAGAGCCAGTTGAAACAGATGCTATCATGTCAAGTCTTAAAATAACAGCTGAAAATGCTGAAGTTATATCGCAGGAACTTGCTGAAATCATGCTCAAAGTCAATACTGGAAATGGAACTTTGGGTCGTTTGATACAAGACTCTACGATTGCAGAGAATTTTAATCAAACAATTTTGAATCTCAAAAGAAGTTCTAAGGGATTGGATGAGAATATGGAAGCGGCCAAGCATAATTTTTTGTTAAAAGGTTATTTTAACAAAAAGGAAAAACTTGCGCTTAAGAAGAAGAAAGCGGCTATGGATGAGGCAAGGAAGCTAAAAAATAATTAA
- a CDS encoding PorT family protein: MKNIVIVLLIIFKTTICLQSQATTENSGFGFGIRAGVNFQNINGKNAIDNTLKNDLLIGFHGGLTLDIPIAPEFYFQTGLLYSTKGAKNNEEILGQPIKSTISIGYLELPLNFLYKPALGMGHLLLGFGPYVGYGINGSLKYDGNLSSLNGDIKFQNKVNITDPINTTYLRPLDFGANILIGYEFSNKISFQLNAQLGLTKINPEYEGSVNDKTAIKNTGFGLSLGYRLR; the protein is encoded by the coding sequence ATGAAAAATATTGTAATCGTATTACTAATTATATTTAAAACTACAATTTGCCTTCAATCACAAGCAACAACTGAAAATTCAGGATTTGGATTCGGAATTCGAGCTGGTGTAAACTTTCAAAATATTAATGGCAAAAATGCAATTGACAACACTCTTAAGAATGATTTATTAATCGGATTTCATGGAGGTTTGACACTAGATATCCCAATTGCACCAGAGTTCTATTTTCAAACTGGTCTCCTTTACAGCACAAAAGGAGCTAAAAACAATGAAGAAATTTTAGGTCAACCAATCAAAAGCACCATTAGCATTGGGTACCTAGAGCTTCCCTTGAATTTCTTATATAAACCTGCATTAGGAATGGGCCATTTATTACTTGGCTTTGGACCCTATGTTGGATATGGAATTAATGGTAGCTTAAAATATGATGGAAACTTATCCAGTTTAAATGGAGATATCAAGTTTCAAAATAAAGTAAATATAACTGACCCAATAAATACAACATACTTAAGGCCCCTTGACTTTGGTGCAAATATCTTAATTGGTTATGAATTTAGTAACAAAATTTCATTTCAGTTAAATGCACAACTTGGACTTACAAAAATAAATCCAGAATATGAAGGATCCGTGAATGACAAAACAGCTATAAAAAATACTGGTTTCGGACTTTCACTAGGATATAGATTAAGATAA
- a CDS encoding DUF748 domain-containing protein, which produces MNRWLTFKRKFRKLFKWWVLLIICILIVFRILLPYILLRYVNNSLADMKGYNGHVKDIDVRLIRGAYSIKDIHIWETDSETKGKDSLPFFKAAIMDLSLEWKSLFHRRLTGEILMNKPIIIFRNHKSNASTLKGDTATFHKLIRQLIPLTINTLKFDDGEIHYVDNYSKPKVDIEMNHIKCTATNLTNVLNSDVLLPAKIVGSGNSYGGTFTTTINLDPINKHPTFDLNAELKNLELSRINTFLKAYGNFDVAKGSFNVYAEFAGRDGRFKGYIKPLLKDLDVVQWNKEEGNFFQIVWETIVASLASVLTNQSKEQFATKINMEGDFKNTEVGIWTALKYVIVNAYIEALKPNLDHTISIKNASFKSDKKNFIESIFGKRNKEKKSN; this is translated from the coding sequence ATGAATAGATGGCTAACTTTTAAACGGAAGTTTAGAAAATTGTTTAAATGGTGGGTCCTCTTGATTATCTGCATTTTGATTGTTTTTCGAATTTTATTACCGTATATATTACTGCGTTATGTCAATAATTCATTGGCAGATATGAAAGGCTATAATGGACATGTAAAAGATATTGATGTAAGACTCATAAGAGGTGCTTACTCTATAAAAGATATTCATATATGGGAAACGGATAGTGAAACTAAAGGAAAGGATTCGCTTCCTTTTTTTAAAGCAGCTATAATGGATCTTTCATTGGAATGGAAATCTCTGTTTCACCGGAGACTAACTGGTGAAATTTTAATGAATAAACCAATTATTATATTTCGAAATCATAAGTCGAATGCTTCTACTTTAAAGGGAGATACTGCAACATTTCATAAATTAATTCGTCAATTAATTCCACTTACTATAAATACCTTAAAATTTGACGATGGTGAAATTCATTATGTCGACAATTATTCAAAACCAAAAGTGGACATAGAAATGAATCATATCAAATGTACAGCCACCAATTTAACAAATGTTTTAAACAGCGATGTTTTACTTCCTGCCAAAATTGTTGGCAGTGGAAATTCCTATGGAGGAACGTTTACAACTACCATTAATTTGGATCCAATAAATAAGCATCCTACGTTTGATTTGAATGCAGAACTGAAAAACTTAGAATTGTCTCGAATAAATACATTTCTGAAAGCATACGGTAATTTTGATGTTGCAAAAGGTTCCTTTAATGTATATGCTGAATTTGCTGGTAGGGATGGCAGATTTAAAGGTTATATTAAACCATTATTGAAAGATCTTGATGTGGTTCAATGGAATAAGGAGGAAGGTAATTTCTTTCAAATAGTCTGGGAAACTATTGTAGCCAGTTTAGCTTCTGTATTGACGAATCAAAGTAAGGAGCAATTTGCAACGAAAATAAATATGGAAGGTGATTTTAAAAATACAGAAGTTGGTATATGGACTGCATTGAAATATGTCATTGTTAATGCCTATATTGAAGCATTGAAACCTAATTTAGATCATACTATTAGTATTAAAAATGCTAGTTTTAAGTCGGATAAGAAGAATTTTATTGAATCTATATTCGGCAAGCGTAACAAAGAAAAAAAATCTAATTAA
- a CDS encoding alpha/beta hydrolase: MKLKSKVIGSDCKISVNGISICYDDFGTGNIPIIFIHGFPFDKSTWRKQMDYFNANYRVISYDIRGFGKSTSNKEIHSIDLYADDLIEFMDVLKIEKAIICGLSMGGYITMNAVCRFPGRFQAVILCDTQCIDDTPEIKLKRSQTISQIKAGKVKLFADNFVNSIFSTQTLESKTELVEEIRSLIYGTSAAAIIGALNAIAQREDVCNELKALTLPVLILCGEEDLLTPPSQSEIMNAMILNSKLEMIDHAGHLSNLEKPNDFNLKIANFVLGLKGM; encoded by the coding sequence ATGAAATTGAAATCAAAAGTGATTGGATCTGATTGTAAAATCTCCGTGAATGGTATAAGTATTTGTTATGATGACTTTGGAACGGGAAATATTCCAATTATTTTTATTCATGGCTTTCCATTTGACAAATCAACTTGGCGTAAACAAATGGATTATTTCAATGCTAACTATCGTGTGATTTCTTATGACATACGTGGTTTTGGTAAATCTACCAGCAATAAGGAAATTCATAGTATTGACCTATATGCTGACGATTTAATTGAATTTATGGATGTTTTAAAAATCGAGAAGGCCATAATATGTGGTTTGTCTATGGGAGGATATATCACGATGAATGCTGTTTGTCGCTTTCCAGGTAGATTTCAAGCAGTTATCCTTTGTGATACACAATGTATTGATGATACCCCGGAGATAAAACTTAAACGTAGCCAAACAATTTCTCAAATTAAAGCTGGTAAAGTCAAATTATTTGCTGATAATTTTGTGAATAGTATATTTAGCACACAAACTTTGGAATCCAAAACGGAACTCGTTGAAGAAATAAGAAGTCTTATTTATGGCACATCGGCAGCTGCCATTATAGGAGCTTTGAATGCAATTGCACAAAGAGAAGATGTATGCAATGAATTGAAGGCTTTAACCTTACCTGTTTTGATTTTATGTGGTGAAGAAGATTTATTAACTCCGCCATCTCAATCGGAAATTATGAATGCTATGATACTAAATTCAAAGTTGGAAATGATTGATCATGCTGGTCATTTATCAAATCTTGAAAAACCAAATGATTTTAATCTAAAAATAGCTAATTTTGTTCTTGGCTTAAAAGGTATGTAA